A genome region from Aliivibrio salmonicida LFI1238 includes the following:
- the pheS gene encoding phenylalanine--tRNA ligase subunit alpha, producing MQHLDEIIANATAEIEQAGSLVALDEVRVQYLGKKGHLTLQLQGLGKLDPTERREAGQLINKAKQTVQTLLGERKDSLQTAELEAKLAAETIDVSLPGRRIENGGLHPVTRTVERIEQFFGELGFSTESGPEIEDAFHNFDALNIADDHPARTDHDTFFFNPDLMLRTHTSGVQIRTMENGKPPFRFIAPGRVYRNDYDQTHTPMFHQVEGMLVDENVNFAQLKGILHDFLCNFFEEEVEVRFRPSFFPFTEPSAEVDVKRKDGKWLEVLGCGMVHPNVLRSVGIDPEKYSGFAFGMGVERLTMLRYGVNDLRAFFENDLRFLKQFK from the coding sequence ATGCAACATCTAGACGAGATCATTGCCAATGCAACGGCAGAAATTGAACAAGCAGGCTCTTTAGTCGCTCTGGACGAAGTCCGTGTTCAATATTTAGGTAAAAAAGGGCATTTGACACTTCAGCTTCAAGGTCTAGGAAAACTAGATCCGACAGAACGTCGTGAAGCGGGTCAATTGATCAATAAAGCGAAGCAGACTGTTCAAACGTTATTAGGTGAGCGTAAAGACTCTCTTCAAACTGCAGAGCTTGAAGCGAAACTTGCTGCTGAAACTATCGATGTAAGCCTTCCGGGCCGTCGTATCGAGAACGGTGGTTTACACCCAGTTACTCGTACCGTTGAGCGTATTGAGCAATTCTTTGGTGAGTTAGGCTTTAGTACTGAGTCTGGTCCTGAGATCGAAGATGCATTCCATAACTTCGATGCATTGAACATTGCTGATGATCACCCTGCGCGTACTGATCACGATACGTTCTTCTTTAACCCTGATTTAATGCTGCGTACGCACACTTCAGGTGTTCAGATCCGTACAATGGAAAATGGCAAACCCCCATTCCGTTTCATCGCTCCGGGTCGTGTTTACCGTAACGATTACGATCAAACTCACACACCAATGTTCCACCAAGTGGAAGGTATGTTAGTTGATGAGAACGTAAACTTTGCACAACTTAAAGGTATTCTTCACGATTTCCTTTGTAATTTCTTTGAAGAAGAAGTTGAAGTGCGTTTCCGTCCTTCATTTTTCCCATTCACAGAACCTTCTGCTGAAGTTGATGTGAAACGTAAAGATGGCAAGTGGTTAGAAGTATTAGGCTGTGGCATGGTTCACCCTAACGTACTTCGCTCTGTTGGCATCGACCCTGAAAAATACTCAGGCTTTGCGTTTGGTATGGGTGTTGAGCGTCTAACTATGCTTCGTTACGGCGTAAATGACCTTCGTGCGTTCTTCGAGAACGACCTTCGTTTCCTTAAACAATTCAAGTAA
- a CDS encoding TonB-dependent hemoglobin/transferrin/lactoferrin family receptor encodes MLIAIAPSLHAETSPNKNTTMFDEVVVSATRTEQNIKDVSSSISKITSDDIENTMATDIQDALKYTPGVRANGGGRFGLSGFTIRGMSDSRIKVLVDGVQQPTSYNPGSNEQRKYPSTIEIDTLKAIEVNKGPSSTLYGSDALGGTVLMETKNPDDILRTEGDENAFEVKTGYNSVDSSTKTTGTWAMRAAELETLVMLTYKKGSESQTHSNGANIEGPNRGAANPADAQIGNLLAKAFYQLNDSHRIGTTVEYYTSQYDEDELSQNGYSMMSRGVPIITYYDNYNKDTTTRLRVGLEHEWTANNALFDTLESKLNVQQTESLSENYDTSTGPYGSGRRMRERIANDDSIQFDAQFDKIAEFGEGFHQITYGLSFRQNKFATENTDYKYDQGTSGPGHTDMPDATMTQYGIFAQDQAFLLDEQLVLTAGLRYDSFEAKPETNDGFKTEYPDSKNDAFTAKLGSVYHINNNFSVLAQVSQGFKAPTLQDMYYFYDSGAVIDANPDLKAESSISYETGIRAQSNAAQVELIAFYNDYSDFINEQYIGKVVGGPNDGKDHYTKENIDSVEIYGVEFSSTYLLDEAFDAPQGTYSKLSIAYAEGRDKKTGASIDSVAPLTSNLGLGYDSVGYTYGALLNVNMVAAKDKWSNVGHENINVSGYTLVDLTAYYKPMKDLTLRGGLFNAFDKQYWLYNDMIGTEAGEDGIDRQAQAGRNWGIELDYKF; translated from the coding sequence ATTTTAATCGCAATAGCCCCCTCACTTCATGCTGAAACCTCTCCAAACAAAAATACGACGATGTTTGATGAGGTTGTTGTTTCTGCTACCCGTACAGAGCAAAACATTAAAGATGTTTCCAGTTCTATTTCGAAAATAACGTCTGATGACATTGAAAATACAATGGCAACAGATATTCAAGATGCATTAAAATATACCCCAGGAGTTAGAGCTAACGGTGGTGGTCGTTTTGGTTTATCAGGGTTTACAATTCGCGGCATGAGCGATAGCCGAATTAAAGTACTTGTGGATGGTGTCCAACAACCTACCTCTTACAACCCCGGCTCAAACGAGCAGCGTAAATACCCAAGTACTATTGAGATTGATACGTTAAAAGCGATTGAGGTAAATAAAGGCCCCTCTTCTACCCTTTATGGCTCTGATGCGCTTGGTGGCACCGTTCTAATGGAGACTAAAAATCCTGACGATATTTTAAGAACCGAGGGAGATGAAAACGCTTTTGAAGTAAAAACAGGCTATAACAGCGTAGACTCAAGCACAAAGACAACGGGTACTTGGGCAATGCGTGCCGCAGAACTAGAAACTCTAGTTATGTTAACGTATAAAAAAGGCAGTGAATCACAAACTCATTCTAATGGTGCTAATATTGAAGGACCAAATCGTGGAGCGGCAAACCCAGCGGATGCACAAATTGGTAACCTTCTCGCTAAAGCTTTCTACCAATTAAATGATTCACACCGCATCGGCACGACTGTGGAATATTACACCTCTCAATATGATGAAGATGAGCTTTCCCAAAATGGTTATTCTATGATGAGTAGAGGGGTGCCTATCATTACTTATTATGATAACTACAACAAGGACACAACAACTCGATTACGCGTTGGTTTAGAGCATGAATGGACAGCTAATAATGCGCTATTCGATACGCTAGAATCAAAATTAAATGTACAACAAACTGAATCATTATCTGAAAACTATGATACTTCAACTGGACCTTACGGCAGTGGTCGCCGTATGCGTGAACGTATTGCTAACGATGATTCAATCCAATTTGACGCACAGTTTGATAAAATCGCCGAGTTTGGAGAAGGTTTCCACCAAATAACTTACGGCCTAAGCTTTAGACAAAACAAGTTTGCAACTGAAAACACCGATTATAAATACGACCAAGGCACATCTGGCCCCGGGCATACCGATATGCCAGATGCAACAATGACTCAATATGGTATTTTTGCACAAGATCAAGCTTTCTTACTTGATGAACAGTTAGTGCTAACCGCTGGTTTACGCTATGACTCATTTGAAGCTAAACCAGAAACCAATGACGGTTTTAAAACAGAATATCCTGACAGTAAAAATGACGCTTTTACGGCTAAATTAGGTTCGGTTTATCATATAAACAATAACTTCAGTGTACTTGCTCAAGTCAGCCAAGGCTTTAAAGCCCCTACTCTACAAGACATGTATTATTTCTATGACAGTGGCGCTGTTATAGATGCTAACCCAGATCTTAAAGCCGAAAGCAGCATCTCTTATGAAACAGGGATTCGAGCACAATCAAATGCCGCACAAGTTGAATTAATTGCTTTCTATAATGATTATTCTGATTTCATCAATGAGCAGTATATAGGCAAAGTTGTTGGTGGTCCTAATGATGGTAAAGATCATTACACTAAAGAAAATATCGACTCTGTAGAAATTTACGGTGTTGAATTTAGTTCTACCTACCTATTAGATGAAGCCTTTGATGCGCCTCAAGGTACGTACTCTAAGTTAAGTATTGCGTATGCTGAAGGCCGAGATAAAAAGACGGGAGCATCAATAGACAGCGTTGCTCCACTCACATCAAATCTAGGTTTAGGTTATGACTCTGTCGGCTATACTTACGGTGCTTTATTAAATGTAAATATGGTTGCAGCAAAAGATAAATGGTCAAACGTTGGCCATGAAAACATCAATGTTTCAGGCTATACCTTGGTTGATTTAACTGCTTACTATAAACCAATGAAAGATTTGACGCTTCGTGGCGGTTTATTCAATGCATTTGATAAACAGTACTGGCTATATAATGACATGATTGGTACTGAAGCTGGTGAAGATGGGATTGACCGTCAAGCTCAAGCAGGTCGTAACTGGGGTATTGAGTTAGATTATAAATTCTAA
- a CDS encoding IS630-like element ISVsa8 family transposase (programmed frameshift): MKAVNPLTDNEKITLKEAIANHPKNRVRIRAHAIILSDKGYSILALTDILDAKFETISSWIDHWEACGMLGLYDAVRIGRKPIYTEAEVYRLKSLVDEEPHQLKRAQAILEEETGKKSSLDTIKRNNKKSDYSYKRARHSLKLKRDDMKFNNFSNILNSLIEMERTNKCELFYFDESGFSQKSNLPYCWGPIGVQSLRPAHSHSKRLNVLGFLSRQGKLSFQTTEGRVTTDTVIDAFEHFINARKNDKPCFIILDNASFHRSAKFKQKLHEWLMNDVLVCYLPPYSPELNIIEILWKKVKYEWLPCEAFKTFEDLSINIKNILNYYGEKFTITFA, from the exons ATGAAAGCAGTTAATCCTTTAACAGACAATGAAAAAATAACCCTAAAAGAAGCGATCGCTAATCATCCAAAAAATAGAGTAAGAATACGAGCACATGCGATTATTCTCAGTGATAAAGGCTACTCTATTTTAGCGTTAACTGATATTTTAGACGCTAAATTTGAGACCATATCGTCATGGATAGACCATTGGGAAGCCTGTGGAATGCTCGGATTGTATGACGCTGTTCGTATAGGTAGAAAACCTATTTACACAGAAGCAGAAGTATATCGTTTGAAGTCATTGGTTGATGAAGAGCCACATCAACTTAAACGAGCACAAGCAATACTTGAAGAAGAAACAGGTAAAAAATCCAGCTTAGACACTATTAAACGAAATA ATAAAAAAAGTGATTACAGTTACAAAAGAGCCCGACACTCATTAAAGTTAAAGCGTGACGATATGAAATTCAATAATTTCAGTAATATATTGAATTCATTGATTGAAATGGAACGTACGAATAAATGTGAACTCTTTTATTTTGATGAGTCAGGCTTTAGTCAGAAATCTAATCTTCCTTATTGTTGGGGACCTATCGGTGTTCAATCGCTAAGGCCTGCTCATTCACACAGCAAACGGCTCAATGTTCTTGGCTTCTTAAGTAGACAAGGTAAATTGAGTTTTCAAACAACGGAAGGAAGAGTAACTACCGATACAGTAATTGATGCATTTGAGCACTTTATCAACGCACGAAAAAACGATAAGCCATGCTTTATTATCTTAGATAATGCCTCTTTTCATAGGTCAGCAAAATTTAAACAAAAATTGCATGAGTGGTTGATGAATGATGTATTAGTTTGTTATCTACCACCGTACTCTCCAGAGCTCAATATCATTGAGATATTGTGGAAGAAAGTAAAATATGAATGGTTACCATGTGAAGCGTTCAAAACGTTTGAAGACCTCAGTATTAACATCAAAAACATATTAAATTATTACGGCGAAAAATTCACAATAACTTTTGCGTGA
- a CDS encoding T6SS effector BTH_I2691 family protein, producing MSEANNAAMCGSKKDAKNPAGACPVKFGVIDIIPVRYAIDDEEKEQKHPLLDAHKGHGFFDVAHSKYTLRQLRDGWLYVYSNKDKTFHEYQVKGSQFIKIDWGSNEADKAPEERGQAGEAKSCLSYSKNDTVTISFSHQRWTWRLCEHMRSNTQCRNEWMRTVDLKTYSNTLEIEHGGGMRDFVHTVADIGTPKPSDVLFEKTCSPLKDDDPSDDEFHLATHKKTVLETDYQCDLLEKNSALYIALDDQLADITDLFLKLSSEVAEKAAIMGDEDKQYKLQMAELTRTLGRVRLDENELPKEIREDPISIFQFEKELTDYLYIQGLANEEQALPAAESVHYEPVYTPQAKEKLQELKNNYSYEPDSKLLKKFKETTAYTSDVNWEELDDFVISHYSQLKGTSERINKYLSDFIAAVTQLGIDPLILGLDNQYENHQAYLLNLVSQFLIVVKQVSELEEQMKELDELLSFDSPNNLLALAPVGFSFDNWEVLNDHINEGGKPLIDPFSAGDMDAFWSRFSEWDSFTGDARIQEKAWFQSLVLPIQKSFSALEGAVKNQVGTSWRATMDLLFPSQWKKGASSINVVSNLRLIFLESMMTDSAIVEVNKSYKTQRAAFLNKLNVYIEELKKATKPVPGQRASKNHQIKSIQAMQQRIQQVLSGEMPTVLALKNSAVNAQAKQLVNNYVDTVWTQTKEVTEKNWKGLGKLGGVLAALNIWELAVVTKDVNYKAEQVGDTFYEQFKPVWREVTHASAYVVANISAIFRDKAWGEIEGDDRLLKRSLKQVFSKRSSQSNITLNEREFIKTFAKHALITATFGLIATGLEAWESFDKAMDRNKRVDERFGYWLKTGALTGQLTVYVGQFVISAANRYF from the coding sequence ATGAGCGAAGCAAACAATGCGGCCATGTGTGGCAGTAAAAAAGATGCGAAAAACCCAGCAGGGGCTTGCCCTGTAAAGTTTGGTGTTATTGATATCATTCCGGTTCGTTATGCGATTGATGATGAAGAAAAAGAGCAGAAACACCCATTACTTGATGCCCATAAAGGTCACGGCTTTTTTGATGTTGCTCATTCAAAATATACATTAAGACAATTAAGAGACGGTTGGCTTTACGTTTATAGCAATAAAGATAAAACCTTTCATGAATATCAGGTGAAAGGCTCTCAATTCATTAAGATTGATTGGGGCTCAAATGAAGCCGATAAAGCACCAGAAGAGAGAGGGCAAGCAGGAGAGGCTAAAAGCTGTTTGTCTTACTCTAAGAATGACACGGTAACGATATCATTTTCTCACCAACGTTGGACATGGCGATTATGTGAACACATGCGCTCAAATACCCAGTGCCGAAACGAATGGATGCGAACTGTCGACTTAAAAACCTATTCAAACACATTAGAAATAGAACACGGTGGTGGCATGCGTGATTTTGTTCATACTGTTGCTGATATTGGAACTCCCAAACCCTCCGATGTCTTGTTTGAAAAAACATGTTCCCCATTAAAAGACGATGATCCCTCTGATGATGAGTTTCATCTCGCTACCCATAAGAAAACCGTATTAGAAACCGATTATCAATGCGATTTATTAGAAAAGAACAGCGCTTTGTATATCGCATTGGATGATCAGTTGGCTGATATAACGGATCTGTTTTTGAAGTTGTCGAGTGAAGTGGCAGAGAAAGCGGCAATTATGGGAGATGAAGATAAACAATATAAACTTCAAATGGCGGAATTGACTCGAACCTTAGGACGAGTAAGGCTTGATGAAAATGAATTACCTAAAGAGATAAGAGAAGATCCAATTAGCATATTTCAGTTTGAAAAAGAATTAACTGATTATTTGTATATTCAAGGTTTAGCTAACGAAGAACAAGCATTGCCCGCAGCAGAAAGTGTTCATTATGAGCCTGTATATACACCGCAGGCGAAAGAGAAGTTACAAGAATTGAAAAATAACTATTCTTATGAGCCAGACTCTAAATTACTTAAGAAATTTAAAGAAACAACTGCATATACGAGTGATGTTAATTGGGAAGAGTTAGATGATTTTGTAATATCGCATTACTCACAGTTAAAAGGCACAAGTGAACGAATAAATAAATATTTATCTGATTTTATAGCAGCAGTTACACAGTTAGGCATTGACCCATTAATCTTGGGGTTAGATAACCAATATGAAAACCATCAGGCTTATTTACTTAATTTAGTTAGTCAGTTTTTGATCGTTGTTAAGCAAGTTTCTGAGCTAGAAGAGCAAATGAAAGAGTTAGATGAATTACTTTCATTTGATTCACCTAACAATTTATTGGCTCTAGCACCAGTTGGATTCTCTTTCGATAATTGGGAAGTGCTTAATGATCATATAAATGAAGGCGGTAAGCCTCTTATTGATCCTTTTAGTGCTGGTGATATGGATGCGTTTTGGTCTCGTTTTTCTGAGTGGGATTCATTTACAGGTGATGCAAGAATTCAAGAAAAAGCATGGTTTCAATCTTTAGTTCTTCCTATTCAAAAAAGTTTTTCAGCATTAGAGGGTGCAGTTAAAAATCAAGTAGGTACAAGTTGGCGAGCAACGATGGATCTTCTATTTCCAAGTCAATGGAAGAAAGGTGCATCATCAATTAATGTTGTAAGTAATTTACGTTTGATTTTCTTAGAAAGCATGATGACGGATAGCGCTATTGTTGAAGTAAACAAAAGCTATAAAACTCAACGTGCAGCGTTTTTAAATAAATTAAACGTATATATCGAGGAGTTAAAAAAAGCAACTAAACCAGTTCCCGGTCAAAGAGCATCTAAAAACCATCAGATTAAATCCATTCAAGCTATGCAACAAAGAATTCAGCAAGTTCTAAGTGGTGAAATGCCAACGGTATTAGCATTAAAGAACTCAGCAGTTAATGCGCAAGCAAAGCAGTTAGTAAATAACTATGTTGATACAGTATGGACTCAAACAAAAGAAGTCACAGAGAAAAATTGGAAGGGTTTAGGGAAGTTGGGAGGCGTTCTTGCCGCGTTAAATATTTGGGAGTTAGCTGTTGTAACGAAGGATGTTAACTACAAAGCAGAACAAGTCGGTGATACCTTTTATGAGCAATTTAAACCTGTGTGGAGAGAAGTAACTCATGCGTCTGCTTATGTGGTGGCTAATATTTCTGCAATATTTAGAGATAAGGCATGGGGTGAAATTGAAGGGGATGACAGGTTACTTAAACGATCACTAAAACAAGTATTTTCGAAGCGCTCAAGTCAATCCAATATTACTTTAAACGAAAGAGAGTTTATTAAAACTTTTGCTAAACATGCTTTGATTACTGCGACTTTTGGATTAATAGCAACAGGTTTAGAAGCTTGGGAAAGCTTTGATAAAGCAATGGATAGAAATAAAAGAGTGGATGAGCGTTTTGGATATTGGTTAAAAACAGGAGCATTAACAGGGCAATTGACTGTATATGTAGGACAATTTGTAATTAGTGCTGCGAATCGATATTTTTAA
- a CDS encoding DUF4123 domain-containing protein gives METHCYDSLVIDDLSSFYLMLDTSQSVDVLKQLYQLDTVIEQEPLYLYEPWDDLISVSPYLVKATPVIAQWFESQSGQLDGFLLSSALDLESLVEHFRGLIKVQSPYGSSIILKSAHSGCANVLFSTGTDWYWQHINEVWLPSKKGWAHYLSPCTEMKSVKPYRLTDEQWQALGELATENAYAYVLNHVEYFFPHCLEGVIDKQKWIQYWFDAAYSRGFQNETDVCLFMNVMGYLGKEAITTDKYPKITELIYQTSQQTPEQRIKQAADLAYQYRHSMQKDLQE, from the coding sequence ATGGAAACACATTGCTATGATTCTTTGGTTATTGATGATTTATCCTCCTTTTATTTGATGCTAGACACAAGTCAGAGTGTTGACGTATTAAAACAGTTATATCAATTGGACACGGTGATTGAGCAGGAACCTCTTTATTTGTATGAGCCTTGGGATGATTTGATATCTGTCTCTCCTTACTTGGTAAAAGCAACGCCTGTTATTGCACAATGGTTTGAAAGTCAATCTGGTCAGCTAGATGGTTTCTTATTGAGTTCGGCGTTAGATCTAGAAAGTCTTGTCGAACATTTTAGAGGTTTGATTAAGGTTCAATCGCCTTATGGTTCATCTATCATATTGAAATCCGCGCATTCAGGATGTGCCAATGTTTTATTCTCAACAGGAACAGATTGGTATTGGCAACACATTAATGAAGTTTGGCTTCCATCTAAAAAAGGATGGGCACATTACCTATCGCCTTGCACTGAGATGAAAAGCGTCAAACCTTATCGTTTAACGGACGAACAATGGCAAGCGTTAGGAGAGTTAGCGACTGAAAATGCCTATGCCTATGTACTTAATCATGTGGAATATTTCTTCCCACATTGTTTAGAGGGCGTGATAGATAAACAAAAATGGATTCAGTATTGGTTCGATGCCGCTTATAGCAGAGGGTTTCAAAATGAGACTGACGTCTGTCTATTTATGAATGTGATGGGATATTTAGGGAAAGAAGCGATCACAACCGATAAATACCCAAAAATCACCGAATTGATCTATCAAACATCGCAGCAAACCCCAGAACAAAGAATCAAACAAGCGGCGGATTTGGCCTATCAATATCGTCACTCTATGCAAAAGGATTTACAAGAATGA
- the tssI gene encoding type VI secretion system tip protein TssI/VgrG yields the protein MLFVRCSSPHAYNSTLIISDGSEVYTELPPLRVVSESGMAKERDTIMSLVKKQKVNTGKVSIRDYVFERPKYSLSETVDHINGTEETSESPLEQYSYQPIHAFSLDDRKHAIKEQIKLKLDQQRSTSLELIGISDSAQLRVGYFQPIQSYTNESWNSTWLLITVKHEGKQPQVLEELADGVSNYKAEFMCIPWMTPFKLTAQAKPRIKNIDTAIVTGPKNEEIYCDEFGRVKVQFHWDRNGQGNETTSCWVRTSQGWAGNQYGQFVLPRVGHEVLVTFLQGDPDKPLITGSLYNGDNKPPYALPEHKTRSTFKTSSSIGGDNFNELRFEDKKDNEHIYIHAAKDLDIQIKNNQTTEVFKDDHKVIHQNQFVEIKKDSHRTVNGDQFTSIKKDTHQQILGSEYGKVREKKLIDIGRELHIDVGNKIILEAGTEFTISAGGSTLKVDPAGVHLLGPAINLNAGGSAGSGSGYAGVEASKPILKNVEAEGRGVETATTSEHTRSKIHATRQIEALKTSDPVCEECEQDQEQE from the coding sequence ATTTTATTTGTTAGGTGTAGTTCCCCGCACGCTTACAATTCAACACTTATTATTTCTGATGGTTCTGAAGTTTATACCGAACTTCCTCCATTACGTGTGGTTTCTGAAAGTGGTATGGCCAAAGAGAGAGATACGATTATGTCTCTTGTTAAAAAGCAGAAAGTAAATACTGGTAAGGTCTCAATACGTGATTATGTATTTGAAAGACCGAAGTACTCGTTATCAGAAACGGTAGACCACATTAATGGAACTGAGGAAACGAGTGAATCACCATTAGAGCAGTACTCTTACCAACCAATTCATGCCTTTTCTCTCGATGATAGAAAGCATGCTATCAAAGAACAAATAAAACTAAAATTAGATCAACAAAGATCGACGTCTTTAGAGTTAATAGGTATCAGCGATAGCGCTCAATTACGTGTCGGTTATTTTCAGCCAATTCAATCTTATACGAATGAATCATGGAATAGCACATGGTTATTAATAACAGTAAAGCATGAGGGTAAACAACCTCAGGTATTAGAAGAATTGGCCGATGGGGTCTCAAATTATAAGGCCGAATTTATGTGTATTCCTTGGATGACGCCTTTTAAATTGACTGCACAAGCTAAGCCTCGCATTAAAAACATTGATACTGCTATTGTTACTGGTCCAAAGAATGAAGAGATTTATTGTGATGAATTTGGTCGAGTTAAAGTGCAATTCCATTGGGATAGAAATGGACAAGGGAATGAGACCACAAGTTGCTGGGTAAGGACGTCCCAAGGTTGGGCTGGAAATCAGTATGGCCAATTTGTATTGCCTAGAGTTGGGCACGAAGTGCTCGTTACTTTTTTACAAGGAGATCCAGACAAACCATTAATTACGGGCTCTCTTTATAACGGAGACAATAAGCCACCGTATGCATTACCTGAGCATAAAACAAGAAGTACGTTTAAGACATCGAGTTCTATCGGTGGCGATAACTTTAATGAATTACGTTTTGAAGATAAAAAAGATAACGAACATATTTATATTCACGCGGCAAAAGATCTAGATATTCAAATTAAAAATAATCAAACCACAGAAGTCTTCAAGGATGATCATAAAGTCATACATCAAAATCAATTCGTTGAAATCAAAAAAGACAGCCATCGTACCGTTAATGGTGACCAATTTACCTCGATAAAAAAAGACACACATCAGCAAATATTAGGATCTGAATACGGTAAAGTGAGAGAAAAAAAGCTGATAGACATAGGCCGCGAGTTACATATTGATGTTGGTAATAAAATCATTTTAGAGGCAGGGACAGAGTTCACGATATCTGCCGGTGGAAGTACATTAAAAGTAGACCCTGCCGGAGTTCATTTACTTGGGCCTGCTATTAATTTAAACGCAGGAGGAAGTGCGGGCAGTGGCAGTGGATATGCTGGAGTGGAAGCAAGTAAACCCATTCTGAAGAATGTCGAAGCTGAAGGCCGTGGTGTTGAAACAGCAACAACCTCTGAACATACAAGAAGTAAAATTCACGCCACTCGTCAAATCGAGGCATTAAAAACATCGGATCCAGTCTGTGAAGAGTGTGAACAAGATCAGGAACAAGAATAA
- the tnpA gene encoding IS66 family insertion sequence element accessory protein TnpA, whose amino-acid sequence MQKDKKRTPEQWHALFESQQSSKLSAAEFCRNHNILPKTFSARKARWKQKINASTFLKVEALTSTIIATPQLPDIQLSIGKLRLTLPANTEPHWIGLLLKGYQS is encoded by the coding sequence ATGCAAAAAGATAAAAAGAGAACACCAGAGCAATGGCACGCTCTATTTGAATCTCAGCAATCTAGCAAGCTTAGTGCCGCTGAATTTTGTCGTAACCATAATATTCTGCCAAAGACATTTAGTGCACGTAAAGCACGATGGAAACAAAAGATTAACGCTTCTACTTTCTTGAAAGTAGAAGCGTTAACATCAACTATCATCGCCACTCCACAATTACCAGATATTCAACTTTCTATCGGAAAATTGCGATTAACATTGCCAGCTAATACTGAACCTCACTGGATAGGACTCTTATTAAAAGGGTATCAATCATGA
- the tnpB gene encoding IS66 family insertion sequence element accessory protein TnpB (TnpB, as the term is used for proteins encoded by IS66 family insertion elements, is considered an accessory protein, since TnpC, encoded by a neighboring gene, is a DDE family transposase.), with protein sequence MNVFTDVSTIYLHRDFVDFRKAINGLVVIVEQEMQLSPFSDALFIFCNKPRDKLKILYWDKTGFALWYKRLDEDRFKWPRNINNDTLALSEQQLTLLLQGFDILGHQPVHYQTTL encoded by the coding sequence ATGAATGTATTTACTGATGTTTCCACCATTTATCTTCATCGTGATTTTGTCGATTTTCGCAAGGCCATTAATGGCCTTGTCGTGATTGTTGAGCAAGAAATGCAACTATCACCGTTTAGTGATGCTCTATTTATATTTTGCAATAAGCCTCGTGATAAACTCAAAATATTGTATTGGGATAAAACAGGATTCGCTTTATGGTACAAGCGATTAGATGAAGACCGCTTCAAATGGCCACGAAATATAAATAACGATACGTTAGCATTATCAGAGCAGCAACTGACACTGCTATTACAAGGTTTTGATATCTTAGGACATCAACCGGTACATTATCAAACAACCCTTTAA